One genomic region from Candidatus Nanosynbacter sp. TM7-074 encodes:
- a CDS encoding LexA family protein, with protein sequence MKLTKKQKMMLDFIDGFIKGNGYSPTLREIMRALGYKSVSTVAKHVDNLVSAGLLYKRDGEVRSLAVRITEKEAWWKNLTREIKKREEKDDEKSRKEVEILKKALEIVRQ encoded by the coding sequence ATGAAGCTGACGAAAAAACAGAAAATGATGCTGGATTTCATCGATGGGTTTATTAAGGGTAATGGCTATAGTCCGACGCTGCGGGAAATTATGCGTGCACTCGGATATAAATCGGTTTCAACCGTAGCTAAACATGTTGATAATTTGGTGTCGGCAGGATTACTGTACAAGCGCGACGGCGAAGTAAGGTCTTTGGCTGTGCGTATTACTGAAAAAGAGGCTTGGTGGAAGAATTTGACTAGAGAAATCAAGAAAAGAGAAGAAAAAGATGATGAAAAATCGCGCAAAGAAGTAGAAATTTTGAAAAAAGCACTAGAAATTGTTCGTCAGTAA
- a CDS encoding glycosyltransferase family 4 protein, with amino-acid sequence MKIAIDARTLRTSTGRYIERLIHYLQKIDKKNDYIILLKPKDFDSWQPTNPRFQKVACPYKEYTFSEQIDFKKQLEELKPDLVHFAMVQQPVWYNASPVVTTMQDLTTVRFRNPDKNPVIFWIKQQIYKWVNKKVARKSAHIITISDFVKNDLIGFIGISPDKITVTLESADELPKGNDPVKSLIGKKFIMYIGRPTPHKNLRRLIDAFALLQKKYPELTLALAGKKDSNYARHEAYVNKHGIKNVVFTDFISDEQLRWMYENTAVYCFPSLSEGFGLPGLEAMLHGAPVASSTATCLPETHGDAAHYFDPYDAEDIARAIDEILSNEKLRRELIKKGKQHVKTFSWKRMAEQTLAVYEQYGDQNKN; translated from the coding sequence ATGAAAATCGCCATTGACGCTCGCACATTACGAACAAGTACTGGCCGCTACATTGAAAGGCTGATTCATTATCTACAAAAGATTGATAAGAAAAACGATTATATTATCCTACTAAAGCCAAAAGATTTTGACAGCTGGCAGCCAACCAATCCACGTTTCCAAAAAGTAGCTTGCCCTTATAAAGAATATACTTTTTCTGAACAAATTGATTTTAAAAAGCAGCTGGAGGAACTAAAGCCAGACTTGGTGCACTTTGCGATGGTTCAGCAACCAGTTTGGTATAATGCTAGTCCAGTCGTCACCACTATGCAAGACCTGACCACTGTTCGGTTTAGAAATCCTGATAAAAACCCCGTTATTTTCTGGATAAAGCAACAAATTTACAAATGGGTCAATAAAAAAGTTGCTCGAAAATCTGCTCATATAATTACTATTTCTGATTTTGTGAAAAATGATTTGATTGGCTTTATCGGGATTAGTCCAGATAAAATTACAGTGACGCTAGAGTCGGCTGACGAACTGCCAAAGGGCAATGATCCGGTCAAATCATTAATTGGCAAGAAATTTATTATGTATATCGGTCGGCCAACACCGCATAAAAATTTGCGGCGGCTGATTGACGCTTTTGCATTATTGCAAAAAAAATATCCAGAGTTGACTTTAGCTTTAGCTGGCAAAAAAGACAGTAATTATGCTCGCCACGAAGCATATGTCAATAAGCATGGAATTAAAAATGTCGTATTCACTGACTTTATATCAGATGAACAATTGCGCTGGATGTATGAAAATACGGCTGTTTATTGCTTCCCGTCACTTAGTGAAGGCTTTGGCCTGCCAGGTCTTGAAGCGATGTTACACGGCGCGCCCGTAGCTTCAAGTACTGCTACTTGTCTACCGGAAACTCACGGCGATGCCGCTCACTATTTTGATCCGTATGACGCTGAGGATATAGCGCGGGCAATTGATGAAATTCTATCTAACGAAAAGCTACGTCGAGAATTGATTAAAAAAGGCAAGCAGCACGTCAAAACTTTTTCCTGGAAGCGGATGGCTGAGCAGACGCTGGCGGTTTATGAACAATACGGTGACCAGAATAAAAACTAG
- a CDS encoding NAD(P)-dependent oxidoreductase — MNSNNIFIVGANGQLGRALRQQYPEAQFADIDEMDITDRRSVESFDWSGISIVLNAAAFTNVDGAETPEGRVAAWKVNASAVANLTRVCRTHNMTLVHISSDYVFDGTKEPHSENEDFSPLSVYGASKAAGDLLVEQLDKFYLLRTTWVIGEGKNFVRTMLGLAEKNISPTVVHDQIGRLTFTSELVRIIDHLLSTQAPFGTYNATNDGPLESWADITRRIFRLAGRDDLTVTNTTTAEYFAGKDGVAPRPLGSDMSLDKLHDTGFISRDWVDDLSEYIVK; from the coding sequence ATGAATTCAAATAACATTTTTATTGTCGGAGCAAATGGTCAATTAGGACGGGCCCTTCGTCAACAATATCCAGAAGCACAGTTCGCTGACATAGACGAGATGGATATCACTGACCGCCGATCAGTTGAGTCATTCGATTGGTCAGGAATATCAATAGTTTTAAACGCAGCAGCCTTTACTAACGTTGACGGCGCGGAAACACCAGAGGGTCGCGTAGCAGCCTGGAAGGTTAACGCCTCAGCGGTTGCAAACCTAACCCGAGTTTGCCGCACTCACAACATGACTTTAGTACATATTTCTAGTGATTACGTATTTGACGGGACGAAAGAGCCTCATTCTGAAAATGAGGACTTTAGCCCACTGAGTGTTTATGGTGCATCAAAAGCGGCTGGAGATCTGCTCGTTGAGCAGCTCGATAAGTTTTATTTACTGCGCACTACTTGGGTAATTGGTGAAGGTAAAAATTTCGTCCGCACCATGCTGGGATTGGCGGAAAAAAATATTTCACCGACAGTTGTCCATGACCAAATTGGCCGATTAACCTTTACTAGCGAATTGGTGAGAATTATTGACCACCTGCTGTCAACTCAAGCGCCATTCGGCACATACAACGCTACCAACGACGGCCCGTTGGAAAGCTGGGCGGATATCACCAGGCGAATTTTCCGGCTAGCTGGGCGCGACGACTTGACCGTTACTAACACGACGACGGCTGAATATTTTGCTGGCAAAGATGGCGTTGCACCGCGACCGCTTGGCAGCGATATGAGCTTGGATAAGTTACATGATACTGGTTTTATCAGCCGTGATTGGGTAGATGATTTAAGTGAATACATCGTTAAATAA
- a CDS encoding GtrA family protein, producing MKKLVIQILLFGVVGVTTLAVDTLVTSILYYIAKMPAFMASGIGFLSGFCVNFPMNRKRVFNHSEDDRFSLKSQICLYALLSFFNLMATSTAVDLLVKMNILEIQWAKIVTTIVFAVWNFLVFKLFIFSKKVSHEERQDA from the coding sequence ATGAAAAAGCTTGTTATACAGATACTTTTATTTGGCGTTGTCGGTGTGACGACGCTGGCGGTTGATACATTAGTTACCTCCATATTGTACTATATAGCTAAAATGCCAGCTTTTATGGCGAGCGGCATTGGTTTCTTATCGGGGTTTTGTGTTAATTTTCCTATGAACAGGAAACGAGTTTTTAATCACAGCGAAGACGATCGATTTTCATTAAAATCACAAATTTGCTTATATGCTTTGCTAAGTTTTTTTAATTTGATGGCGACCTCTACGGCTGTTGATTTATTAGTAAAAATGAATATCCTTGAGATTCAATGGGCAAAGATTGTCACAACCATTGTATTTGCTGTTTGGAATTTTTTGGTCTTTAAGCTATTTATTTTTTCAAAGAAAGTATCGCACGAAGAGAGGCAGGATGCGTAA
- a CDS encoding adenylyltransferase/cytidyltransferase family protein, with product MKVVIVSGYFNPLHGGHLDMIEAAAKMGDYLIVVVNNDKQQLLKKGKIILNEENRLRLMRALKGVNQVMLSIDEEPPVTETLEMIARQYPGCKLVFANGGDRSAPEVVPERDVCEKYNIEMVYGVGGTNKADSSTRINQATGQES from the coding sequence ATGAAGGTTGTAATTGTTAGTGGCTATTTTAATCCATTGCACGGTGGGCATTTAGATATGATTGAAGCAGCGGCAAAAATGGGTGATTATTTGATTGTGGTTGTTAATAACGACAAACAGCAATTGCTTAAAAAAGGAAAAATCATTCTCAATGAGGAAAATCGGCTTCGATTAATGCGAGCATTAAAAGGTGTTAATCAAGTAATGCTGTCTATTGACGAAGAGCCACCAGTAACGGAGACGCTGGAAATGATTGCGCGACAGTATCCGGGCTGTAAGCTGGTGTTTGCTAATGGTGGTGATCGATCGGCACCAGAGGTTGTACCAGAGCGTGATGTTTGTGAAAAATATAACATTGAAATGGTATATGGAGTTGGCGGTACAAATAAAGCAGATTCGTCTACGCGTATAAATCAGGCTACTGGTCAAGAAAGCTAG
- a CDS encoding DUF4038 domain-containing protein → MPVAIDKQYNRTIDHFLADTWWYGLTDRISIDEFYRLAQQHKDEGFSAIQLVMGIPPEVTIDSPQSHGGGKPAFCLQESNFIINQDYIAAALEKIEILNKLHLKPIIYGGWGPQIGQIGRNNMIEWWKRIVKVTEKFDPIYCLTGEIDLRVHVQSRAIMEKVLNKFSISSIKQKRQIAEWLRVYKEVKKITGLPVICHTTPNTDSWAVSRDFSAITVQTGHSEDSRNKLWMLPMEYRSNEKPFINLEPWYEGINNSFFESDQIFAF, encoded by the coding sequence ATGCCTGTAGCCATCGATAAACAGTACAATCGAACGATTGATCATTTTCTCGCTGATACCTGGTGGTATGGTTTGACGGATAGAATTTCAATAGATGAGTTTTACAGGCTAGCACAGCAGCATAAAGACGAGGGCTTTTCAGCTATTCAATTAGTAATGGGTATACCCCCTGAGGTTACTATCGATAGCCCTCAGTCTCATGGTGGTGGCAAGCCCGCCTTTTGTTTACAAGAATCGAATTTTATTATAAATCAAGACTATATAGCTGCCGCACTTGAAAAGATAGAAATACTAAACAAGTTGCATTTAAAACCAATAATATATGGTGGTTGGGGCCCGCAAATTGGTCAGATTGGTCGAAATAATATGATTGAGTGGTGGAAGAGAATAGTTAAAGTTACAGAAAAATTTGACCCAATTTATTGTCTAACCGGTGAAATTGATTTGCGGGTTCATGTTCAGTCTAGAGCTATAATGGAAAAAGTTCTTAATAAATTTAGCATTTCTTCAATAAAACAAAAAAGACAAATAGCAGAATGGTTGCGAGTGTATAAAGAAGTTAAAAAGATAACTGGACTACCAGTAATTTGTCATACTACACCTAATACGGATAGCTGGGCTGTTAGTCGAGACTTTTCTGCTATTACTGTACAGACCGGACACTCGGAGGATTCTAGAAATAAACTGTGGATGCTACCTATGGAATATAGGTCCAACGAAAAGCCATTCATTAATTTGGAACCTTGGTATGAGGGTATTAATAATTCGTTTTTTGAAAGTGATCAAATATTTGCTTTTTAG
- the rfbB gene encoding dTDP-glucose 4,6-dehydratase has translation MTKMLVTGGAGFIGSNFVHYTVKHKPEYDITVIDKLTYAGNTANLQPVADQINFVEGDICDAELMDKLVAENDIVVHFAAESHNDNSLRNPWPFVETNVIGTYTILEAIRKHGKRLHHISTDEVFGDLELDDPNRFTEDTPYNPSSPYSSTKASSDMLVRAWIRSFGIKATISNCSNNYGPYQHIEKFIPRQITNILSDIKPKLYGTGEQVRDWIHVDDHNAAVHLILEKGELGETYIIGADNDHVNNKMVIELICELMGKGKDWYEHVNDRPGHDMRYAMDSSKLRRELGWQPEYTDNQTGMRDGLLQTIEWYREHEDWWKAQKEAVEAAYAKQGQ, from the coding sequence ATGACAAAGATGCTAGTCACGGGAGGCGCGGGATTCATTGGCTCGAATTTTGTGCATTATACCGTCAAACACAAGCCAGAATACGACATCACCGTTATCGACAAGTTAACTTATGCGGGAAATACCGCCAATTTACAGCCAGTAGCTGACCAAATTAATTTCGTGGAAGGCGACATTTGTGATGCCGAATTGATGGATAAATTGGTGGCTGAAAATGACATTGTAGTGCATTTCGCCGCCGAAAGTCACAACGACAATTCCCTGCGCAATCCCTGGCCGTTTGTCGAAACCAACGTCATCGGCACCTACACCATTCTTGAGGCTATCCGCAAACACGGCAAGCGCCTCCATCACATCTCGACCGACGAAGTGTTTGGCGACTTGGAACTCGACGACCCCAACCGCTTCACCGAAGACACCCCGTACAACCCGTCCAGCCCCTACTCCAGCACCAAGGCTTCCAGCGACATGTTGGTACGCGCCTGGATTCGCAGCTTCGGCATCAAAGCGACGATTTCCAATTGCTCAAACAACTACGGCCCATACCAGCACATTGAAAAATTTATTCCACGCCAAATCACCAATATTTTGAGTGATATTAAACCAAAACTGTACGGTACGGGCGAGCAGGTTCGCGACTGGATTCATGTCGATGATCACAATGCTGCCGTCCATCTCATCCTAGAAAAAGGCGAGCTGGGTGAAACGTACATCATCGGCGCTGACAATGACCATGTCAACAACAAAATGGTGATTGAACTGATTTGCGAGCTAATGGGTAAAGGTAAAGATTGGTACGAACACGTTAATGACCGCCCAGGTCACGATATGCGCTACGCCATGGATTCTAGCAAGTTGCGCCGCGAACTCGGTTGGCAGCCTGAGTATACTGATAACCAAACTGGCATGCGCGACGGACTACTGCAAACCATTGAGTGGTACCGCGAGCACGAAGATTGGTGGAAAGCGCAAAAAGAGGCCGTTGAAGCAGCATATGCAAAGCAAGGACAATAA
- a CDS encoding dTDP-4-dehydrorhamnose 3,5-epimerase family protein: MFDPNNYNELTVSESPIPGLFVIKLPVHGDNRGWFKENYQKEKMEALGLPSFTIVQNNISFNDKAGATRGLHAEPWNKFISTANGRVFGAWCDLRKGDSFGTVFTHEINPGTAIFVPKGVANGYQALDDNIAYTYLVDAHWSPDAKYTFVNLFDPALGIDWPISQEQAIISEKDAAHPLLTNVIPMEV, from the coding sequence ATGTTTGATCCAAATAACTACAATGAACTAACCGTCAGCGAATCACCGATTCCTGGATTATTTGTCATCAAATTGCCCGTCCATGGCGATAATCGCGGCTGGTTCAAAGAAAACTACCAAAAAGAAAAAATGGAAGCACTGGGACTACCATCATTTACCATCGTACAAAACAACATCAGCTTCAACGACAAAGCTGGTGCCACCCGCGGCCTGCACGCCGAGCCATGGAATAAATTTATCTCCACCGCCAACGGCCGCGTCTTTGGTGCGTGGTGTGATTTGCGCAAAGGTGACAGCTTCGGCACGGTTTTCACGCACGAAATCAATCCTGGCACGGCAATTTTCGTACCCAAAGGTGTTGCTAACGGCTATCAGGCGCTTGATGATAACATCGCCTACACTTACCTGGTTGATGCGCACTGGTCACCAGACGCCAAATACACCTTTGTCAATTTATTTGACCCAGCACTCGGTATTGACTGGCCGATCAGCCAAGAGCAGGCGATTATTTCTGAAAAAGACGCCGCTCATCCACTACTTACAAACGTAATCCCGATGGAGGTTTAA
- the rfbA gene encoding glucose-1-phosphate thymidylyltransferase RfbA: protein MKGIILAGGSGTRLHPITKAISKQLMPIYDKPMIYYPLTTLMQAGIRDILIITTPDDQAGFQRLLGDGSQWGINLEYAVQPNPDGLAQAFIIGEEFIGNDKVALVLGDNIFHGERLDESLQECTNPDGGTVFAYKVSDPERYGVVEFDEQNQAISIEEKPGEPKSNFAVVGLYFYDNDVIEIAKNVQPSARGELEITSINAEYLHRGKLQVQTLDNGDVWLDTGTIDSLTDASDFVRVIQKRTGRIIGSPEKIAFKNDWISREQLNTLAEPLKKSGYGKYLVSVDCQSS, encoded by the coding sequence ATGAAAGGAATTATTTTAGCAGGCGGCTCAGGCACTCGCCTCCACCCTATCACCAAGGCTATTAGCAAACAGCTAATGCCGATATACGATAAACCAATGATTTATTATCCGTTAACCACGCTGATGCAAGCAGGAATTCGCGATATTTTGATCATCACCACACCGGATGATCAAGCCGGTTTTCAGCGGCTGCTCGGCGACGGTTCGCAGTGGGGTATCAATCTGGAATATGCTGTCCAGCCCAATCCAGATGGCCTCGCACAAGCTTTCATTATCGGTGAAGAATTCATCGGTAACGACAAGGTGGCGTTAGTCCTAGGAGATAATATTTTCCACGGTGAGCGGCTAGATGAGTCCCTACAGGAGTGTACCAATCCTGACGGCGGTACAGTTTTTGCTTACAAAGTTTCTGACCCAGAACGATATGGTGTTGTCGAGTTTGATGAGCAAAATCAAGCTATTTCCATCGAAGAAAAACCAGGTGAGCCAAAATCAAACTTCGCCGTGGTCGGGTTATATTTTTATGATAACGATGTTATTGAGATCGCCAAAAACGTCCAGCCTTCAGCACGAGGCGAGCTGGAAATCACCTCCATCAATGCTGAATATCTCCACCGCGGCAAACTACAGGTTCAAACCCTAGACAACGGTGACGTTTGGCTAGATACTGGGACGATTGATAGTCTAACTGATGCCTCTGACTTCGTTCGCGTCATCCAAAAACGAACTGGCCGCATCATCGGTAGCCCAGAAAAAATTGCTTTCAAAAATGACTGGATTAGCCGAGAACAACTCAACACGCTTGCTGAGCCGCTAAAGAAATCTGGTTATGGCAAGTATCTAGTTAGCGTAGATTGTCAATCAAGCTAA
- a CDS encoding family 16 glycosylhydrolase: MLIKKRFSNKKVKALTGIMTACLIIGGALFTLPVQKAKGDDSTYPPNDSSYEKVWGDEFDGTSLNRENWDYYVGGWNASEVQNCYKDATENVNVSGGSLNLVGLYKPGLTCNQGRNGDFTSGFVHTKDKKFWTYGYFEARMKMPTNKSTWPAFWMSPNEAKYGGWPKSGEIDIVETKGSNLNYAASDAHWGISAGNKSHRQHVIETDKFSDASQWHTYGVKWTEGKLEFYIDGKKHHEINNFSQPNSTNHPGPFNIPFYLRLNLAIGGSYIDTPWKDAHNSIADFPATMSIDYVRVYQIKPRQPKNVNVPDSNLRTLLNQKLAAQLGTTRTNDQVITDVELESLTNLNLDAAPNAPLDQRISNLTGLEAAKNLTALSLQNNAISDLRPLAGLASLTSLNLNNQLIASSTNTDSFASPLRDPAGNTVDINNSAEVANDTANPGNIKLLSPTRDGNPHLIVANWSRNVTIGTASAVFSGKLNVTATLQAAPTPQPQPNPSTPSNTQKPGKTQSSNNSLASTGFNILLGVVTALLIGIAGMFILR, from the coding sequence ATGTTAATAAAAAAACGTTTTTCAAATAAAAAAGTAAAGGCATTGACTGGAATAATGACCGCATGTCTAATTATTGGCGGAGCACTATTTACACTACCAGTACAAAAAGCCAAGGGTGACGACAGCACGTACCCACCGAACGATAGCAGTTACGAAAAGGTTTGGGGTGATGAGTTTGATGGTACTTCATTAAATCGGGAAAACTGGGACTATTACGTCGGCGGCTGGAACGCCAGTGAAGTCCAAAACTGCTATAAAGACGCAACCGAGAACGTCAACGTTAGCGGTGGCAGCCTAAACTTGGTCGGCCTTTATAAACCAGGTCTGACATGTAACCAAGGAAGGAACGGTGACTTTACCTCTGGATTTGTCCATACAAAAGATAAAAAGTTCTGGACTTATGGTTACTTTGAAGCTCGCATGAAGATGCCAACAAATAAAAGTACTTGGCCAGCATTCTGGATGAGTCCTAATGAAGCCAAATACGGCGGCTGGCCTAAGAGTGGTGAAATCGATATCGTAGAGACAAAGGGCTCTAACTTAAATTATGCTGCTTCTGATGCTCACTGGGGAATTTCGGCAGGAAATAAAAGCCATAGGCAGCACGTAATTGAAACAGATAAATTTAGTGACGCTAGCCAATGGCATACATATGGCGTGAAATGGACCGAAGGAAAGCTTGAATTCTACATTGACGGCAAGAAACACCATGAAATTAACAACTTTAGTCAGCCAAATTCCACAAATCACCCCGGACCCTTCAATATCCCATTTTACCTAAGACTTAACCTAGCGATTGGCGGTAGCTACATTGACACTCCATGGAAAGATGCTCATAATTCTATAGCTGATTTCCCAGCAACTATGTCAATCGACTATGTCCGTGTTTATCAGATAAAACCACGACAGCCCAAGAACGTCAATGTGCCAGATAGCAATTTGCGCACTCTGCTTAACCAAAAATTAGCAGCACAACTTGGGACTACTCGCACCAACGATCAAGTCATTACCGACGTAGAGTTAGAAAGCTTAACAAATCTAAACTTGGATGCAGCACCAAATGCACCACTTGATCAGCGAATCAGCAACCTGACCGGTCTAGAGGCAGCTAAAAACCTCACAGCCCTGTCCCTTCAGAATAATGCAATTAGCGACTTACGACCACTTGCCGGGCTAGCATCCTTGACTTCACTAAATCTTAATAATCAATTAATCGCTTCAAGCACCAATACCGACTCATTCGCTTCACCCCTAAGGGATCCTGCAGGAAATACTGTCGATATAAATAATTCAGCGGAAGTAGCTAACGATACAGCAAACCCTGGAAACATTAAACTACTCTCACCAACCCGCGATGGCAATCCTCATCTTATTGTCGCTAATTGGTCGAGGAACGTAACTATTGGGACAGCTTCAGCCGTCTTTAGCGGCAAGCTTAATGTAACCGCCACACTACAAGCAGCACCAACGCCACAGCCACAGCCTAATCCTAGTACACCAAGTAATACTCAGAAACCAGGAAAAACTCAAAGCTCCAATAATTCGCTAGCAAGCACAGGATTTAATATTCTGCTGGGAGTCGTAACCGCCCTACTGATTGGTATAGCAGGCATGTTTATCCTACGATAA
- a CDS encoding glycosyltransferase, with translation MSKPKIAIVHDWLYGGGAEKVVLEIHKLYPEAPIYTSFCSDEWRQKLDNKVVTGYLQRWPFAKLRRFLPLLRQWWFARLDLSQYDIILSSSGNGEAKFAHKSRPEQLHICYCHTPTHFYWRHYDEYIKRPSFRPRWLARLGLRTLVRPLKKRDFTAAQQVDVFIANSTGIQADIAEFYQKKSTVIFPPIDLSNFSPLAKNRQKKSIPKKPRCLIWGRIVPMKRLDVAIDACQKLGWQLDIIGKGPDMDRLKKLAGSHTNFLGFVADVTREKYIKEADLFIFCSHEDFGIAPVEALAAGIPVVAYQAGGALDYINPEKNGWFFSDQTAEQLVKTLKELPGKKISPAKISATANEFSAAIFRKSMKNIVEKLWKEYSHENRH, from the coding sequence ATGAGCAAGCCGAAAATTGCCATAGTTCACGACTGGTTGTACGGTGGCGGCGCGGAAAAAGTCGTCTTAGAAATCCACAAATTATACCCAGAGGCGCCAATTTATACTTCTTTTTGCAGCGATGAATGGCGACAAAAACTAGATAATAAAGTTGTTACTGGCTATTTGCAGCGTTGGCCATTTGCCAAACTACGGCGTTTTCTGCCGCTGCTTAGACAGTGGTGGTTCGCGCGGCTCGACCTTAGTCAATATGACATTATCCTCTCTAGCTCGGGCAACGGCGAAGCTAAATTTGCCCACAAATCCCGCCCCGAACAACTGCATATTTGCTACTGCCACACGCCAACGCACTTTTATTGGCGGCACTATGATGAATATATTAAGCGCCCCAGTTTTCGTCCGCGCTGGCTAGCCAGATTAGGCTTAAGAACTTTGGTTCGTCCGTTGAAAAAACGCGATTTTACTGCCGCCCAGCAAGTTGACGTCTTCATTGCCAATTCTACTGGCATCCAAGCTGATATCGCAGAATTTTACCAGAAAAAAAGCACTGTTATTTTTCCACCAATTGACCTATCGAATTTCTCGCCGCTTGCTAAAAATCGCCAGAAAAAGAGCATTCCTAAAAAACCGCGTTGCCTGATTTGGGGACGAATTGTACCAATGAAGCGACTTGATGTAGCTATCGACGCCTGCCAAAAACTTGGTTGGCAACTAGATATTATAGGCAAAGGCCCCGATATGGACCGTCTAAAAAAACTGGCTGGCTCACATACAAATTTCTTAGGATTTGTTGCTGATGTAACTCGGGAAAAATATATTAAAGAGGCCGATTTATTTATTTTTTGTTCACACGAGGACTTTGGAATTGCTCCTGTTGAGGCTTTGGCAGCAGGAATTCCGGTGGTAGCTTACCAAGCAGGCGGCGCGCTTGATTATATTAATCCAGAAAAAAACGGCTGGTTTTTCTCAGATCAAACAGCTGAACAATTGGTAAAAACTTTGAAAGAATTACCAGGTAAAAAAATTTCGCCAGCAAAAATTTCTGCTACTGCCAACGAATTTTCAGCCGCCATTTTCCGCAAATCAATGAAAAATATAGTTGAAAAATTATGGAAGGAGTATTCTCATGAAAATCGCCATTGA
- a CDS encoding sugar transferase: protein MRKKSDFYFKVVLVVLDVLALLSAFTIAYILRISLDPRPFHVSINALDFITSITMTLPLWIIMFYFFGLYDRESYTHPLRQFGRILLASVTGIMVMISVTFFTNTPLFPAKLVAVYAAGIGFILLMIFRSTANIIRLRLLKRGLGARRVVLIGNCDLTHVLADFIENNPLTGFKISGIVARAEFIPIELKSLRRSSLESALTRDKIDVIIQTNSKNVSNNYQLAQKHYLDFYQAPEFDGIMTAKHTIDIIDSVPLIHAHPTPLMGYGQIVKRIMDIIGGTIGIILASPIMLLVAIAVKISDPAGPILMHGKQQKRLTRYNRPFKVYKFRSHYAKFDGKTDEEVFQMVGKPELIEEYRKNGDKLDQDFRVTPVGRFIRRFSLDELPQLFNVLKGDISLVGPRALVPHELSAYDKKYVLLAVKSGLTGLAVVSGRRSISFEERRRIDLYYVQNWSLWLDITILLKTCLVIFQKDN, encoded by the coding sequence ATGCGGAAAAAGTCTGATTTTTACTTCAAAGTTGTTCTGGTCGTTCTTGATGTCTTGGCTCTATTGAGCGCCTTTACTATTGCCTATATTTTACGCATATCCTTAGACCCCAGGCCATTTCATGTCAGCATCAACGCCCTAGATTTCATTACGTCTATCACTATGACCTTACCGCTATGGATTATAATGTTCTATTTCTTCGGACTTTACGACCGCGAAAGCTACACCCATCCTTTACGCCAATTTGGACGAATTCTTCTGGCGTCAGTCACCGGAATTATGGTTATGATTTCAGTAACCTTTTTCACCAACACGCCGCTTTTTCCAGCCAAGCTTGTCGCTGTCTATGCCGCAGGAATCGGCTTTATTTTACTGATGATATTTCGGAGTACGGCAAATATTATCCGCTTGCGGCTGTTAAAGCGTGGTTTGGGGGCACGACGAGTTGTATTGATTGGCAATTGCGATTTAACCCATGTTTTGGCCGATTTTATTGAGAATAATCCATTAACTGGCTTTAAGATTAGCGGGATTGTAGCGCGGGCTGAGTTTATTCCGATTGAGCTGAAAAGCCTCAGACGCTCATCATTAGAATCAGCACTAACCAGAGATAAAATTGATGTTATTATCCAAACCAACTCGAAAAATGTTAGCAACAATTACCAACTCGCCCAGAAACATTATTTAGATTTTTATCAAGCACCAGAATTTGACGGAATTATGACCGCCAAACACACCATTGACATTATTGATTCCGTGCCGCTAATTCACGCTCATCCGACGCCGCTGATGGGTTACGGCCAGATTGTGAAACGAATTATGGATATTATTGGCGGAACAATTGGTATTATTTTAGCCTCGCCAATAATGCTTTTGGTGGCAATTGCCGTGAAAATTAGCGATCCAGCCGGCCCAATCTTGATGCACGGCAAACAACAAAAGCGTCTCACTCGTTATAACCGGCCGTTCAAAGTTTACAAATTCCGCTCGCATTATGCCAAATTTGATGGTAAAACTGACGAGGAGGTATTCCAAATGGTCGGCAAGCCTGAGCTGATTGAAGAATATCGTAAAAACGGCGATAAACTTGATCAAGATTTTCGCGTTACACCGGTCGGACGCTTTATTCGCCGGTTTAGCTTGGACGAATTGCCACAATTGTTTAATGTTTTAAAGGGCGACATCAGCCTGGTTGGACCGCGCGCCTTGGTGCCACATGAGCTCAGCGCATACGATAAAAAATATGTTTTATTGGCGGTAAAATCCGGACTAACTGGACTGGCAGTAGTTTCTGGCAGACGCAGCATTAGCTTCGAGGAGCGGCGGCGAATTGACCTATACTACGTACAAAACTGGAGTCTATGGCTGGATATTACTATTTTATTAAAAACCTGCTTGGTTATTTTCCAAAAGGATAATTGA